The genomic interval GGAATTTATCACCTCTTTCGAGCCCTTCAATTAGCTCTCGGATGGCTTTGGGTTGGTCTCCCGCAGGTTTATAACTCGAATTTAACTTAAATGTATTCATAATTTTTCCGATTCAAAGAAATTTTATTAAATTAGTACGTCAAAACTTATAAAAATAAGGAATAAAATATAAATGACGAATCAAGAAATAGTAAAATCTCAAACAAATAAATCTATTTATGGTGTGATGGCTTTCGGCTTACTCACCATTATATTATGGAATGTGCCTTTCGGGAACATGATTTTGTATCCATTTACTATCTTAGGTACTTGGTTTCATGAATTAGCTCATGGCTTGATGGCACTCATTTTAGGTGCAAGTTTCAATAAGCTCGTGATTTTTCCTAATGGTTCGGGTTACGCCCAATTCAGCTATTCATCTCTGTTCTTAGGGAATTTTGGGAATGCTTTGGTAGCAGCGGCAGGTCCGATAGGTCCGACAATCGCCGGAGCTCTGTTCTTAGTAGCATCGACTAAGAAGCGAAGCACTGAAATTGCACTCTACTCCTTGAGTTTTTTCCTTATAATTTCTACGTTGCTTTGGGTGCGTCCTTGGTTTGGTTTTGGTTTCGTAATGATTCTCCTCTTTTCGGTAATTATCACTTTTATAGCTTTCAAAGGCAAAGATATTGTCAAAACCATCACATTACAGTTGCTTGCAGTGCAGGCATTTGCAAGTATGTACCAAGGAATCGGATATTTGTTTTCAAAGGGAGCAGTAGTTGATGGACAACAAAACTTTTCTGATACTCAAGTAATTGCTGAAAATTTGCTTCTACCTCATTGGTTTTGGGCATTTACAATTTTAGCTTTCTCGGTTTATATTATTTATCTGAGTTTTAAATATGTGCTTGCTAAGAAATCACCGGACAAAAGCAATGCAGTTGGGGTTTAGACCGACGGGAATATTTCGGGTCATGCTATTTCCATTAATTTGAGACAATGTGCCGTTAGATTGGTGATTTTTAGCATTTCCGACCCAAACAGAGCCATCAATGGGTGAAACGGAAAGAGCGTAAAGTATATCATTATTATCAGTGGTGATTAAATTTCCATAATTTCCACTTTGTAAAGCTACAAATGAGACTGCTGCGTTGGATTTAGTCTTGTCAGAGCGCTTTTGGTCAATAAAAAACAAGGAATCGCCATTCATTGACAGCGACATTCTGAAAGGATTACATCGCCAATGTCGCCCAATTGAGTTATCTAAAGTACTTATTTCTACAATGCCACCGAGTGAATCAGTTAATGATGGCAAGTTGTAATATGCGGCATATAGCATTTGATTTTTCGGGTTATAGACTACTTCGCAGACATTTGGACCGATTTCAATTTTACGGACTTCTGATTTTGAAATTACATCAATCACTGAAATCGTTTTCGCATACTCGTGATTGGAATTGAAATCGCCATAAGCTGAATTGGCAACGTAAACTATTCCCGCGCTGCCGAGGCAAATTCCTTCAGGTTGCGGACCGACATCAATCAATTGCCCCGTAAATTCAAGCGTAGAGCGCTCAATCACGGCAACTTTGCTTTCAAATAGCAATGTGCAGTAAATATATTTCGAATCAATTTCTATTTTTCGAGGTCCAGAATTTTCCGGAAGATTGATTCTTTTAATCGTTTTTAAATTCTTAAGATTGATTACCTCGATAAAATTTCCGATTGTGGAGGATATATATATTGTATCATTTTCGATTATAATGTCGTTTGCGGTATCGCCCAAGCGAAATCCGACATTGCTTTGCGAATATGCTTCAACAACCGTCTTTCCCGATGCGGTATTGATATAAGTAATTTCCGAATTGTCATAGCCCATCAAGCCTTCGCACAAAACGAGACAATCACCGTAATTAACCTCAATTTCTTCCGTAATTGCAGGGTTACTCGGCGTTTTCACGCATGATGCAATGCCCAATATGATTAATAATATCGAAATTAATTTAACAATCATAATTTAACAAATTTATAAATTGATAAAATTTGACCTTGAGAATCTACTATTTGCATTAAATAAATTCCTGAACTGAAGCCGCTAATCGGAATTTGCAAATAATCACTAAAATTGTTAGAATTCATTTTGCGACCGAATATATCAAAAATTGATGCAATTAAATTAATATTAGGTTCATTGCTAATAACTTGAATATAATCATAGTTAGATTGAATTATAAAATCATATTTATTATCAAATTGGAGAATACTTGCTAATGATTCATCCATTAAATAACGAGCGGAAACTGCATCCAAATCAAATCCTGAGAGAATATGCTCAGGATTATAATACTTGTGTTTAGTTTCCAAAGTTAAGATGATTTCCGTAAAATCTGTGAGTTTAATATGCGTGATGAACGACAATCCTACATCATCTAAATCGAAAGCGTCGCCGCCGCAAGCAGGATGAATGAAGGGGTCTTTCGTACCGATAACCGGAGTTAATCCTGCTAATCCTTCCAGAGTTTCATTATCATACGGGAATTCGATAAAATGAATTCCATCTTGGCTCACAGCAACCTTAGCAGGTTCAGCGAAAATGCCCTTATTTATTGGGTTCAAAAAGGCATTCTCAAAAATTATGAAATCATAGCCCGGACCGTTAAACAATGCCTTGCCACTGAAACCGACTATGATTTCGCCACCTATTCCAATCGGCAGTACATCTGCCATAGATGAAGCCGGAACCTGTAAAGTTGCTTTTTCGGAGGGCGGTCCAAAAATATTTACTGGAAAATGCTTTTCCCATTCAACAGTTTCTACATAAACGCCGGGAGTGAATTGATAAACTGTATCAATGAAACCTTGCTCATAGTCCTGCGAGAATAACATAAAAGGTATGAAAATGAATAATATCATCGAAAAAAAGATTCTCATTGGTTTTCTCCGTAAATGAATTGCACAGATGCTCTGAAGATTCGCCCCGGCATAGGATAATTTTTGATGATTTCAAATTCGGTGTCAAACAGATTTTTCACATCAAAACGTAATTGAAATGCGAATTGCTCGAAATTGAATTTCCTCGTCAATGATACATCATAAATCAAATAATTATCAATTATCGAACTGTGATTATTGTCGCGAAGTGAATATGCAAAAGACGAGTAATTAAGCGTGTTGCCGAGTACGAAATCACTGTAAGTTACAAACAAAGTTAAGCCCATACTTTCTTGGGGAAAATACGGCAACAGCTTGTCATAGTTTGGGGATTCGGGCTGTTTGTCAATCACATTCATACGTGTATATGCAAAACTATACGAGAGCAAATTATCGAATAAAATTCCGTTCAAATCCAATTCAAAACCGTAAGAATCAACTTTACCGACGTTTTGAGCACTCCACTGAACCGGAGATTTTGGTACAGACAGAATCATATCGCTTGTGTTGATGTAAAAAACATTGCTTTGGACATTGAAATACTCGCTCAAATAGCTTCTGACACCAAGATTCACAGAAGTCGAACGCTCGGGCTTTAAATCGGAATTGCCATAATTCAAATAGTACAATTCATTGAAGGATGGCACTCGAAAGTTATACGAAATATTGATAGGAATTTCAATCATATCGTTGAATGGCATTAATATTACACCCAAAAAAGGCGACAATGCCGATGTATTATCGCTGAACAAGTCCAATCTCGTAGCTGCCACAACTCGCAAATAGTCTGAAATTTGCCTAAACTCTGATGTCAATCCAAGGGAAAATCCACTTCTGTCAACCTGTCCGCCGAGAGTTTTGTCAAGCATATCTCCAACCAATTGCGAATGAAAAAGCTCAGTTGAAAAATTCAAATCCAAATATTTTTTTTTCAATCGTAAATTACCTGAAAAAGTCAAATCATTTGCATAGAAATTTGTGTTGCCCGAATAGTTGAGCGGTACGTATTTGCTATCTATGAAATGATTTTCTGAATATTTATACGAAAACGATGATGTAAAAAGCATTGATTCTGAGAATAGCTTAGAATAACTTAGACTTGAAATTGAGAAAAATTCGTCGCTACGCGCTCTTAGAGATTCAATGCTTCCTTGCAAAACTGCTCCGGGCACACCTTTATTAGCGATATTAGATATTGATGAAAATCGCAAATGGCTCGATGAATCAAGCGAAAGCCCCGAAATTAGCCCAAAAGAGTATGATGAATAATCAGCATTCTCGCGATGATAATTATATTTTTTGCCGTATTGATTGATATTTAGACTATAATCGCCGTTTGTAGTCCGATATTCCCCAAAAGCTGAAATATTTATTCCACTCAAATTAGTCCCTCCGCTAAGGCTAATGAGGCGTTCACCGAAACTGCCAAGATTTGTGATAATCTTGGAAGTTTGCAAATTATAATTACTGCCAAAATCAATCACACCACCCATTGCATTGCTACCGTGCATTGCGGACATTCCTCCGCTTGTGGTTAGAATTCGGTCAATCAAAGAGACCGGAATCACGTTCAAATCAATCATTCCGTTCTGCGACGAATTGAGTTTTATACCGTCAAGCATTATTACAGTTTGCGATGCCATGCTGCCGCGCATAGATATAGTCTTGATTCCACCTAAGCCACCGTAATCCCTGATTTTAATTCCGGGAGTAAAATTCAATATTTCAGAGATTTGCATAGGCATGATTCTATTGATGAATTCAGAATTGATAACGCTTGTTCCGGAAAAATCAGCCAATGGTGTCATAATTTCTCGAGTCGCAACCACAGAGATAGTCGGGAACACAACTCTCGAACTGTCGCTTTCTATGGATTCGTAAGCAATAGAATTTCCGTAAAAAAAGAAAAACTGCATTAGCGATATAATAAGAAACTTCATGCACAGGGCTTTTGAAGAAAATACTTTATCAATAATGCAGTTTAACATTTTTATACCATTTACTTGACAATAGTCAAGGGTTGTGTTTTGCTGATTCTACCGTCTGAAACTGTAATGTAATAAGCTCCTGATGCCAAATTCTCGATTGGGAGCGACAAATTAATCATATTATTTGCAGGAATAATATTTTCCGACGAAAATACAAATTGACCGAATTGGTTAAATATATCCACTCTGATATTCGACATATTGTACCTATCATCTTTTAGAACAATAGCCAGACTACCGTTTGTTGGATTAGGATAAATCAAATCATTATTGTTGCTTCTCGGATTCGTTTCAACAGATGAGGGAGAAACATTTATAAAAATAACTTCGCTTGAGTATGACCCGTCAGATTCATATGGTGTGACGAAAAGTGCTGATATTGGATCATCAAACCCCATTGCAACTTCGACTTGTTCAATTTTGTGTCTGAGGGGAAGAACTTTATCTAGATAAGCTTGTCCATTAAATTCGTCTATATGGAAAGTCCTGACATCACTATTATAAGTAGGTACTAAAAGAACATCGAATATAGCGTATGGTTTACCGGGATATCCGGCGCCTTGTGTTCCAAGTCTGGTTGAACTAACAGAATTATCACTAAGTAAAAGTTGATGCAAAGAATAATCACCTTTTGAAGTGACAAAAAGAGATTGCAATATTGGTGAAAAAGTCAAATGATTTGCATTCAATCCGACATCAACAGTATTATCAAGTGTAAAATATTCCATATGCTTAATTGCTCCAAACATCAATTGAGATTCTGAACCCGATTCATC from Candidatus Kapaibacterium sp. carries:
- a CDS encoding M50 family metallopeptidase, whose translation is MTNQEIVKSQTNKSIYGVMAFGLLTIILWNVPFGNMILYPFTILGTWFHELAHGLMALILGASFNKLVIFPNGSGYAQFSYSSLFLGNFGNALVAAAGPIGPTIAGALFLVASTKKRSTEIALYSLSFFLIISTLLWVRPWFGFGFVMILLFSVIITFIAFKGKDIVKTITLQLLAVQAFASMYQGIGYLFSKGAVVDGQQNFSDTQVIAENLLLPHWFWAFTILAFSVYIIYLSFKYVLAKKSPDKSNAVGV
- a CDS encoding T9SS type A sorting domain-containing protein, yielding MRIFFSMILFIFIPFMLFSQDYEQGFIDTVYQFTPGVYVETVEWEKHFPVNIFGPPSEKATLQVPASSMADVLPIGIGGEIIVGFSGKALFNGPGYDFIIFENAFLNPINKGIFAEPAKVAVSQDGIHFIEFPYDNETLEGLAGLTPVIGTKDPFIHPACGGDAFDLDDVGLSFITHIKLTDFTEIILTLETKHKYYNPEHILSGFDLDAVSARYLMDESLASILQFDNKYDFIIQSNYDYIQVISNEPNINLIASIFDIFGRKMNSNNFSDYLQIPISGFSSGIYLMQIVDSQGQILSIYKFVKL
- a CDS encoding TonB-dependent receptor encodes the protein MLNCIIDKVFSSKALCMKFLIISLMQFFFFYGNSIAYESIESDSSRVVFPTISVVATREIMTPLADFSGTSVINSEFINRIMPMQISEILNFTPGIKIRDYGGLGGIKTISMRGSMASQTVIMLDGIKLNSSQNGMIDLNVIPVSLIDRILTTSGGMSAMHGSNAMGGVIDFGSNYNLQTSKIITNLGSFGERLISLSGGTNLSGINISAFGEYRTTNGDYSLNINQYGKKYNYHRENADYSSYSFGLISGLSLDSSSHLRFSSISNIANKGVPGAVLQGSIESLRARSDEFFSISSLSYSKLFSESMLFTSSFSYKYSENHFIDSKYVPLNYSGNTNFYANDLTFSGNLRLKKKYLDLNFSTELFHSQLVGDMLDKTLGGQVDRSGFSLGLTSEFRQISDYLRVVAATRLDLFSDNTSALSPFLGVILMPFNDMIEIPINISYNFRVPSFNELYYLNYGNSDLKPERSTSVNLGVRSYLSEYFNVQSNVFYINTSDMILSVPKSPVQWSAQNVGKVDSYGFELDLNGILFDNLLSYSFAYTRMNVIDKQPESPNYDKLLPYFPQESMGLTLFVTYSDFVLGNTLNYSSFAYSLRDNNHSSIIDNYLIYDVSLTRKFNFEQFAFQLRFDVKNLFDTEFEIIKNYPMPGRIFRASVQFIYGENQ